The following are encoded together in the Chiloscyllium plagiosum isolate BGI_BamShark_2017 chromosome 1, ASM401019v2, whole genome shotgun sequence genome:
- the LOC122551405 gene encoding uncharacterized protein LOC122551405 isoform X1, whose product MVLFKATYADFLSTILLVISSRNPNQLISPRITTTTAQMGCRCCRMIRRYIFGPTIIRELPPNSVKNEKNYRNNDIKHETSFHNRNIKTNNIVTSTLDKVINLEEQNIEIIRKEINVSEKNLTRVEEKTVEGVEHNTDKDAIRTLNNKLLHPESYTVAEHDEIVQNANTDNCSLNNNLKAMSKDELAQHHDPETESDCHTVNGPSTEHPTEAENMDKACQVHEGGEETIDNKEIDFPNNGLLLHVQHAELNQYNLETDTDEIKTSSNQSSDTEMYTINGHEDLGNTPPTTIDEELSVDLFEEVKLRIDGEDPEVAAALAALEAATAGEDDNVED is encoded by the exons CTTATTTCTCCTAGGATTACAACTACAACTGCTCAGATGGGGTGCAGATGCTGCAGAATGATAAGAAG GTACATCTTTGGACCGACTATTATAAGAGAACTACCGCCCAACAGTGTGAAAAACGAAAAAAATTATAGAAACAATGACATTAAACATGAGACCTCATTTCACAACAGGAACATCAAAACTAACAATATCGTCACTTCAACTTTGGACAAAGTGATAAACTTGGAAGAACAAAATATAGAAATCATAAGAAAGGAAATTAATGTATCAGAAAAGAATTTAACACGTGTAGAAGAGAAAACAGTGGAAGGTGTTGAACACAACACTGACAAAGATGCAATACGCACATTGAATAATAAACTTCTACATCCAGAATCTTACACAGTTGCAGAACATGATGAAATAGTTCAAAACGCGAATACAgataactgttccttaaacaataATTTAAAAGCTATGTCTAAAGATGAACTGGCACAGCACCATGACCCAGAAACAGAAAGCGATTGTCATACAGTTAATGGGCCATCCACAGAACATCCCACTGAAGCAGAAAACATGGACAAAGCATGTCAGGTCCATGAAGGAGGAGAGGAAACAATTGACAACAAGGAAATTGACTTTCCAAATAACGGTTTATTGTTGCATGTACAACATGCTGAATTAAATCAATATAATCTGGAAACTGACACGGATGAAATCAAAACTTCTTCCAACCAATCTTCTGATACAGAAATGTATACCATAAATGGGCATGAAGATCTAGGAAATACTCCTCCTACTACTATTGATGAAGAACTCAGTGTCGATTTGTTTGAAGAAGTGAAACTCAGGATTGATGGGGAAGATCCAGAGGTGGCTGCTGCACTTGCAGCACTGGAAGCAGCAACAGCAGGAGAGGATGATAACGTGGAGGATTAG
- the LOC122551405 gene encoding uncharacterized protein LOC122551405 isoform X2: MSTHLRLKYTITTTTAQMGCRCCRMIRRYIFGPTIIRELPPNSVKNEKNYRNNDIKHETSFHNRNIKTNNIVTSTLDKVINLEEQNIEIIRKEINVSEKNLTRVEEKTVEGVEHNTDKDAIRTLNNKLLHPESYTVAEHDEIVQNANTDNCSLNNNLKAMSKDELAQHHDPETESDCHTVNGPSTEHPTEAENMDKACQVHEGGEETIDNKEIDFPNNGLLLHVQHAELNQYNLETDTDEIKTSSNQSSDTEMYTINGHEDLGNTPPTTIDEELSVDLFEEVKLRIDGEDPEVAAALAALEAATAGEDDNVED, encoded by the exons GATTACAACTACAACTGCTCAGATGGGGTGCAGATGCTGCAGAATGATAAGAAG GTACATCTTTGGACCGACTATTATAAGAGAACTACCGCCCAACAGTGTGAAAAACGAAAAAAATTATAGAAACAATGACATTAAACATGAGACCTCATTTCACAACAGGAACATCAAAACTAACAATATCGTCACTTCAACTTTGGACAAAGTGATAAACTTGGAAGAACAAAATATAGAAATCATAAGAAAGGAAATTAATGTATCAGAAAAGAATTTAACACGTGTAGAAGAGAAAACAGTGGAAGGTGTTGAACACAACACTGACAAAGATGCAATACGCACATTGAATAATAAACTTCTACATCCAGAATCTTACACAGTTGCAGAACATGATGAAATAGTTCAAAACGCGAATACAgataactgttccttaaacaataATTTAAAAGCTATGTCTAAAGATGAACTGGCACAGCACCATGACCCAGAAACAGAAAGCGATTGTCATACAGTTAATGGGCCATCCACAGAACATCCCACTGAAGCAGAAAACATGGACAAAGCATGTCAGGTCCATGAAGGAGGAGAGGAAACAATTGACAACAAGGAAATTGACTTTCCAAATAACGGTTTATTGTTGCATGTACAACATGCTGAATTAAATCAATATAATCTGGAAACTGACACGGATGAAATCAAAACTTCTTCCAACCAATCTTCTGATACAGAAATGTATACCATAAATGGGCATGAAGATCTAGGAAATACTCCTCCTACTACTATTGATGAAGAACTCAGTGTCGATTTGTTTGAAGAAGTGAAACTCAGGATTGATGGGGAAGATCCAGAGGTGGCTGCTGCACTTGCAGCACTGGAAGCAGCAACAGCAGGAGAGGATGATAACGTGGAGGATTAG
- the LOC122551405 gene encoding uncharacterized protein LOC122551405 isoform X3, whose protein sequence is MLEKLSRITTTTAQMGCRCCRMIRRYIFGPTIIRELPPNSVKNEKNYRNNDIKHETSFHNRNIKTNNIVTSTLDKVINLEEQNIEIIRKEINVSEKNLTRVEEKTVEGVEHNTDKDAIRTLNNKLLHPESYTVAEHDEIVQNANTDNCSLNNNLKAMSKDELAQHHDPETESDCHTVNGPSTEHPTEAENMDKACQVHEGGEETIDNKEIDFPNNGLLLHVQHAELNQYNLETDTDEIKTSSNQSSDTEMYTINGHEDLGNTPPTTIDEELSVDLFEEVKLRIDGEDPEVAAALAALEAATAGEDDNVED, encoded by the exons atgctggagaaactcagcag GATTACAACTACAACTGCTCAGATGGGGTGCAGATGCTGCAGAATGATAAGAAG GTACATCTTTGGACCGACTATTATAAGAGAACTACCGCCCAACAGTGTGAAAAACGAAAAAAATTATAGAAACAATGACATTAAACATGAGACCTCATTTCACAACAGGAACATCAAAACTAACAATATCGTCACTTCAACTTTGGACAAAGTGATAAACTTGGAAGAACAAAATATAGAAATCATAAGAAAGGAAATTAATGTATCAGAAAAGAATTTAACACGTGTAGAAGAGAAAACAGTGGAAGGTGTTGAACACAACACTGACAAAGATGCAATACGCACATTGAATAATAAACTTCTACATCCAGAATCTTACACAGTTGCAGAACATGATGAAATAGTTCAAAACGCGAATACAgataactgttccttaaacaataATTTAAAAGCTATGTCTAAAGATGAACTGGCACAGCACCATGACCCAGAAACAGAAAGCGATTGTCATACAGTTAATGGGCCATCCACAGAACATCCCACTGAAGCAGAAAACATGGACAAAGCATGTCAGGTCCATGAAGGAGGAGAGGAAACAATTGACAACAAGGAAATTGACTTTCCAAATAACGGTTTATTGTTGCATGTACAACATGCTGAATTAAATCAATATAATCTGGAAACTGACACGGATGAAATCAAAACTTCTTCCAACCAATCTTCTGATACAGAAATGTATACCATAAATGGGCATGAAGATCTAGGAAATACTCCTCCTACTACTATTGATGAAGAACTCAGTGTCGATTTGTTTGAAGAAGTGAAACTCAGGATTGATGGGGAAGATCCAGAGGTGGCTGCTGCACTTGCAGCACTGGAAGCAGCAACAGCAGGAGAGGATGATAACGTGGAGGATTAG
- the LOC122551405 gene encoding uncharacterized protein LOC122551405 isoform X4, translated as MGCRCCRMIRRYIFGPTIIRELPPNSVKNEKNYRNNDIKHETSFHNRNIKTNNIVTSTLDKVINLEEQNIEIIRKEINVSEKNLTRVEEKTVEGVEHNTDKDAIRTLNNKLLHPESYTVAEHDEIVQNANTDNCSLNNNLKAMSKDELAQHHDPETESDCHTVNGPSTEHPTEAENMDKACQVHEGGEETIDNKEIDFPNNGLLLHVQHAELNQYNLETDTDEIKTSSNQSSDTEMYTINGHEDLGNTPPTTIDEELSVDLFEEVKLRIDGEDPEVAAALAALEAATAGEDDNVED; from the exons ATGGGGTGCAGATGCTGCAGAATGATAAGAAG GTACATCTTTGGACCGACTATTATAAGAGAACTACCGCCCAACAGTGTGAAAAACGAAAAAAATTATAGAAACAATGACATTAAACATGAGACCTCATTTCACAACAGGAACATCAAAACTAACAATATCGTCACTTCAACTTTGGACAAAGTGATAAACTTGGAAGAACAAAATATAGAAATCATAAGAAAGGAAATTAATGTATCAGAAAAGAATTTAACACGTGTAGAAGAGAAAACAGTGGAAGGTGTTGAACACAACACTGACAAAGATGCAATACGCACATTGAATAATAAACTTCTACATCCAGAATCTTACACAGTTGCAGAACATGATGAAATAGTTCAAAACGCGAATACAgataactgttccttaaacaataATTTAAAAGCTATGTCTAAAGATGAACTGGCACAGCACCATGACCCAGAAACAGAAAGCGATTGTCATACAGTTAATGGGCCATCCACAGAACATCCCACTGAAGCAGAAAACATGGACAAAGCATGTCAGGTCCATGAAGGAGGAGAGGAAACAATTGACAACAAGGAAATTGACTTTCCAAATAACGGTTTATTGTTGCATGTACAACATGCTGAATTAAATCAATATAATCTGGAAACTGACACGGATGAAATCAAAACTTCTTCCAACCAATCTTCTGATACAGAAATGTATACCATAAATGGGCATGAAGATCTAGGAAATACTCCTCCTACTACTATTGATGAAGAACTCAGTGTCGATTTGTTTGAAGAAGTGAAACTCAGGATTGATGGGGAAGATCCAGAGGTGGCTGCTGCACTTGCAGCACTGGAAGCAGCAACAGCAGGAGAGGATGATAACGTGGAGGATTAG